Part of the Zingiber officinale cultivar Zhangliang chromosome 8A, Zo_v1.1, whole genome shotgun sequence genome, GTCAGGACACGAAATCAACACACAAACCGGGAAATGAGATCGACACGCATGCCGGGATACACTATTGGCACATAGATCAGGATAGGACATCGGTGCGCAGGCCAGGATAAGACACTGACACGCAGACCGATATAACAACAGGAGCGGAATACGGTCAAATCAGTGACACCCAACAATAACCAAGGTACAAAGGCTGAAACACCACAACACACAAAGCTGGAACGAGATAACGGCATGAAGACCGGCACACAACGATATGGAATCGGAGCTGGGACGAAATCGACGTAAGGACGGGCGACACGTGGACTGTTGGCGCGCGGGGGGCTGCTGGTTAAAGAGGCTACAACGCGTGGAGGCGTGACGAGTCGAAGGAGGCGCTGGCAAGCAAGGCCGCGGTGCCCGATGACTGTCGGCTAGCGGGGCTGCTGCGTAAGGACCGGGAAAAAGGGGAGGGTTTTGTCCCGACGACGATAGGCCTCAACGGCAGCATGCACGAGAGCGAGAATAGGGGTGGCTCGGCTCCGGCGAGAGGGTGAAAGGAAATGGAGAGGCGGCGAGTCAGTGGTTGCGTCGCAGGGAAGAGAAGGGGAGTCGTGGGCGGCGACGTCGTGAGGAGGAAAAGGAGAAGAGTGAAGGTGGCAATCGGCGGCGACGGCGGCACCGAGGAGCAGAGGACGAGGAAGGTCCTCTTCCTGTTGGCGGTGGCGGCGGCCTCCTCCACGAAGCATCCCCTTGTGTGAGGCGATGGAAAAATCCaaaaagaggagaggaggaggtgACGTTGAGGAGAAGGAAAGGAGATGAGCGGGAGGGAGGAAGGAGAGCTCCAAATCCCGAACGAAGCCCCCTCTCCATTCTTGTGAACAGTGCCCTAAAAAGGGTTTGCTACAGTAAAATGACCATAATACCCCTCCTCTTTTCCCTAATTCCTCTTCTACCCTAAGCCATATCCAGTTATCCACATCACCGCCATTGAAAGCAAAAAACAATTAATAGAATTCATAAATAAAATACAAGTGTGTTGTTCTAAATGAAGAAGACCAAGACTTTATTTATAGCTAACTGATTGAAACTAGTTGTTTGTTGATGTGAATCTCCAGGTGCTTGGACCATCTTCGAGCACCCTTAGCGAGACAAACTTTATCTTCATGCAACGACTTCGAGATCGATTTTTTCTATGTCCAAGCCCCTGGATCATGTATGGGCGCCCAAACCATTACTTACATGGACCCAAAGGAAATCCACAGCAACAACACTACGATGAGGCGCTTGCCAGACACCTTGGTGATTCAGGCACCCGACTCCTGGATTGGTCAACTATGTGCTAGTTGTTGGCTTCTTCTTCGATCACTTGGGTGATCCTCCGACCTTCTAGAATTGTGCTCACCCCGAACCCAACTATAgctttctccttgagcagtcttctgtttcagcttctcgtctctcgaaagCATCATGTGCCTCCTCACTCCATTGGTGTACTATTtcacagcttctcatccctcagatgcaccgagcccgttgactcgATTCCCGCATCATCCTTCTCCTCTGcagcatcttccgctcgacttattgtgttcctaaattcctgaacacttagacataaggattaaaatatcatttaacttaacctgattgatcacatcaaaacttataTGATGTACTTACATAAAATGCTCATttaataataatgaaaataataaaaaaaaaaccctcTGATGTTTTGGACCTGGCTTTGATTACTTGCATTAATATTGTAATCCTCACAGCACCACCAAGAAGTAGCACATCCAATGTCAACTTGCACGAGCGACAAGCTACACCGATGGTGGTGCCACGACAAATGGAGAAGGTGATGCACAAAACTTGCGTCAATACAATATGCCTAAACTTCTTTTGTATTACAAGATATTATTTCCACGCCTCAAATTCATAATTTACAATTGTAGCTCCCTTCAATGTCTTTGGTAAGCGTTATTTAGCTTCACCCCTAGAGGAGTTTCGAGTCGGACGATTTCACTAGATATCAAGTATGAGTTAACAAAATCTATCAATTTTACTCGAACCATTTCAAGTTGTTTGATCTTTTTGGATCTATCGTAACTCCTAATTGAATAGGCTTAGTTCATATGATTTCGATCATTTGATCTTTGTGACAAATATGAGAAAATTTTGTTTGGTAAAATTCTTTTCAGTATTTAGAAGATAAAGTAGAGGAATAATAAaagaattataatttaaattttaaatgagatgAATATCTTAAAACTAAAATTGGCTTCGAATCTACTTAGAAAGTAGAGAAGatcgttaaaaaaattaaaaagaaaattttcttccgAAGAAATGCAAAAGCATAACTAACAAGATCAAGGAAGCAAAAGCATGGATCGAAATGCCAAgtcgattcttcttcttcttcttcatcaaggAAAGGATTCCTGCCATTGCTGCAACTAAATCCTGCAACTGAATCACTGTGTAATTAGGGTTCTACGTATGCTGCTCTACACTGCTTGATCAGTAGGTCGACCAAGAGATTTAGTCAACAAAAACCCATTTTGAGCGAAGATCAAGCTGCTAAAATTGGTAAACAATGTCGAGCTGAGTACCTGGTGCTGCTTTGCAATGGCCGAGGAAGCTCCAGGTTTGGGAGCCGCTTTCTTCCGGGAAAACCATCTCGGTCGCCGGAAGATCCTCTTCGCCAACTCGAGCGGCTTCACCGAGGAGGCATTTGGCAGGGCCGGGACTCGGCGCGCAGGGCGCTGGTTCTGGGACTCGACTTGGAGGAAGAATCGGCGGCGGAggcggaggaagaaggagatcCTTTCGCCGCCTCCACCGCTGCCGTTCCAGTGGGGGAAAAGGTTCGATGCGCTGAGACGCAGATCCAGGCCCTTGGATTTGGCGCGGACGGTGATGCTCCATCCCCGACCCTCATTGCGCGGCCGCGGCTCCTTCATCTCCGCCGTTTCGATGATGGCCCGAGAGCGGCGGTTTCCGTTCCAGTGTTCATTTTTCAACAAGTTGCtatttatagatatatatatttcCAGGTTatccttaattaaaaatatataaaacataCATAAATAATAACATATGGCcatatcctcctcctcctcctcctccggtgATTCTTGCTTGCTCTCACTCTCCTTTCTCTTCCCTTCACCGCAGCAAAAGGCGAGCAAGGGCGACGATTCGAGAAGCAACGGACGGCCGCCAGATCCGCTGCAGTCGCCCAAACCTAACCCCAATTTTGCTCCATCCTCGCCGCTGGCCGGGCCACACGCCCCATGTTCCCTCGTCCAAGCCCCACTCCAGGCTCCTACCACCGGCGTACTGCGGTCCAGATCGGAGCTCGCATTCCGCATCCTCGACGACCTCGATCTTCGGCCTGACGAGGCCGTCGATGATGCGGCAAGCCCCAAACATGCGTTGAAGGAGTGTCCGGCGAGGCTATAGAGGGGAAGAAAGCCGTCATGACCTCCGAGCAACTCCCGGAGCTTGCGGCCGCCGATCCCCAACGAGCCAAAAGGTACCTCGTTTTTGTTAGAAGAAAGTTGCCATCTTTGCCTTCTTGGGAGCTCGGTTCTTGGTTCTAAATGTCAGTTTCTTTAATTTCTCGTACCACATGCCAAGTAGTTATGGTGATTGAGATTTCACTGATAATTCAGAATTTCTAAGTTGGTTTTCGAgtagaacacaaactaattagcCATGAAAAACACATGAATTTCCTTAAACCCCAATCAGTTTTACTTCTCAAATGCATGAATTTTGGTGTAATGATGCTCAATATCTAAGAAGCAAACAAATCTTATACTAGCAAACACCAAAGCTCACTTCAGATCTGAGACATAAGTATGCCTTGCCTAGGATTTCATTATTAATTCTATATGTCCAAGTTTTTTTTCCAGTAGAAAATATATTAGTTAGTCATGAAGCACAGGAATTTCATTAAAAAGTATCCATTTTTTTGAAGTATATGCATTCCTTAAACCCTATTCAGTTTTACTTCTCAAACACATGAATTTTGGTGCAGTGGTGCTCAATATCTAAGAAGCAAACAAATCTTGTACTAGCAAACACCAAAGCTCAAGGTTAGATCCAAACATTGTCAACGATATGGTAGTCTTACATTTGGATTTGTTTGTCATTGTTTAAAACTTGATGCATGTAGAATTTTGGCTAATAGACAGTCTGCCGCTCACTCGAAGGAAAGAAAGGCTTGTTATATAACTGAACTTGAGAGAAAGTTGCAAACCCTCCAAATCGAAGTTACAACTCTCTTTACACTGGCACAGTTTCAGGTGTGTGATCTTATATTTTATGCTTTTGATAGTATGAGCTATCTGACCAACTAACTCTCCCAGAATACCATAAGTTTTGTCTTGAACTTAGTTATATCTGGTACAAACAACACTTGTTTGAAGgcaaatgacaaaaaaaaaaacaatgatgaATACCTTATTCTATCATGGTTAATGGCTTGTGCATTTTCtcatatatttaatttcatttcaaATCGCCACAGTCTGCAATTCACTGAACAAAACCTGCGAACCAGGAAATGATCTAAGACTTGCATCTTGTAGCATAATGAACTTGTCTGCTGCATCGCTTCTAAAAGGCATCACTGATGAATCAGGTaggcattaaaaaaaaaaatggtctGTTCCATCCAATTCTTAGTTCTTAGCAAAAATTGTGTATTCTGGGAAGATGATTAAATAGACAAATAAGGCTTCTTCCAAGGTATATTTGGACTTTCTTGATAAACtaaattctaaattgaaattCTTAGGCTTATGTTTCTTTAACTAGAGTCAAGCTTCTTAGTAGATTGGGGTTCAGACAGTTTTATTCCAACCAACAGTTCGACCTTGTCAATTACTTATTTACTTCTCCTGTTTAGTGAACTTTATTATCGACTTACTCCCAGTAAAGTAGAATTCCCTAGGTTTGTGCTTCTTCCTCCTGACAAAAACAATGTAGCATAATGGACACCAGTTTCAGATCAGGCATGTTGGCTCCCTAAATGAAGTGCTGAAGCAGGAACTCAACTAAAACGGCTCAGTTTGCAACAGGCAAAATATCGAACCCTTGTGATATGTCTAACGGGAGCTCTCATCAACTAACTTACAATCCATCCTTTGCACTGCCCGATCAACATCCACCCTGCCAAGCTATTCAATTCCACCCTCAATTTCAGCAGTCCCAACCAGCTACTTCCCCAATCACTAGAACTCCTTTTGCAACATGATCTAGGAAGATCCTGGAGGAAGGATGCAGGCAaaggaagcaaaaaaaaaaaaaaaaaaagctaaagaAGGAAGCAAAAAAGCTCTAGTTTGACCTTTAAACTAGTCATTGTTGTACAATAATAGCTGGATATGTTGTGCAGTATTTCTTTCTAGtaaaaattgtttccctttttctaaggaatgtttttttttttcatattctttTTGGATTTGTATGCTTCTAATTTGTAACAACATTGTCCTTTGGTAATTATTCTTTATGTTTATTTTGGCTATTTGCCTTCATTAGGATCGTTATATCCTTTCTAATCAAGATTATGTATGTGAATGAGGATGatctattttataatttattttatatatttaatttaaatgGAATAAAAACAAGAAATCATCCTACTTTATCTCATGGGTGCGTGCTACCATGTTGGTGTAATGATATGAAATTGACAAAGAGGTAAAGTCATTAGGTTTAATAAATTGGCTAAAACTAAAATTGAAATGGAAAGACAATATTCTTTAAAATTTGATTcatgaaattaataatatatttaattaaataaatatttattattattattattaaaatagagtttttataatactttatattatttatttatttatttattttgcaatCTATTTAGCCTGTCTAACTCGTTCTATCTATCCAATCTACATAGCTAACATAGCCCAATTTGAGCCTTAGCCCATGAGCCAGTTTAAATCTGTACTTTCTATGAAGCTTAAGTCATTTGAACACAAGTCAAATCGTGTCAAGCCAATATAGCAAAACATaaaaacaagtttgaacacaagTCAAATCGTGTCAAGCCAACATAGCAAAACATAAAAACAAGAGCGCGGATATGAGATAGGCGTAAAGTACTCAGAAGAATAATTCATATAATCAGAATTTTAATTCTAATAGGAAGTattctaatttatttttaaatgtgTATAAATTATATCTCAAATATATATTCAACAAACGAATGAACAAAGATTCTTCATCTAATACTATTAATAATAATCAATTTCTTAAATATCTAAGATTcgagtttgaaaatttttttaatggatgattaatttaaaaatattaaattattggaCTATCTGCTAGAACGTTTCCcttaattattgaaaaaaaattatacggATCAGTTATCTTTACAATTAATTGACATAATATTAATatctcaataataataataataataacttataatTATAGTTGTTGCGTGGTCCATTCCATGTCACTTTGCCGTGCTTTGTGGCCTGAAAAAACGAgccctaaaaaaaattattcaaaatctgaCCGAAAAGTTGGTCTCAAACCACCACCAGTTCTCGGGACTGATGAGGCAATGTTTGCATGCcaattttcctttaaaaaaatTGGAGATCTACCTACTTGtcgtttttattttaatttctttaaggaTAATGTTTATAATATCGAcacactttttcttttctttttttattaaagAATAAAAGTAGACATTTTAATAGTAATAGAAATGTTATAAATTATCCTTGCTTTAAAGCCAACTTATTGGTATAAAAATTAAAAGgtcaaaataaatataaaaaaacacctcttatttttgttattatcaCAAGAGCGCACTCTATtttggaaaattaaattaaattaaaatgacaCTTGTATCCTATTTTTATCTAAAAATacttttatttcaaattaaataatattcttAAATAGTTTCCTtttgttaatttaaaattttttaaatgtaaATTATACTTATCCTTATAAATATTCTCTTATGACAAggctttttatttattatcataaGAGAAACCAAAATAGTGTCTATTTAATCAttattaaaaataagaaattttgaGTTGCTCTCAACTATTAATCACCTCGAGTTAAAACTAATTAACAATCCATTTAACATTTATGATAGTTTTAATCTTGATCGCACGTTAAAAAAATTCTTGAATTGAGAAGTCAAGATCACGTGTTGTAAGGAGAATGACTACTCACTAACTCTTTGGATTGCTTCAACTGAAGAGAATGTGATTGCCGATCTCTTCCTATCAAAGCTCAACCAACGAAAAAGCAAAAGAAAATCTAAATCTAGAACTACAACAAGGAACCAGAACGAAGAACTTGATATGGTGATTATATTAACGGTAAGTTTATGATTTacattaaataatatatttgatcctgtccgaaaataaTAGAGACAGTTAATTGAGGATATAATTCAATGGTTGACCTTGCGAAGACTCCTCTCCGATAAGCAAAATTAAGATGTCAGTGTCGGGTTAGTGAAGGAGTCCCCgcattggccctccgacactcaagtcagttacTAGAATAGTGGAAAGACAATAAATAATTGTAGCAACAATAAAAGCTCTAGCACAGATAATGTATACCTTCGTCAGTGTATGACCCCTCTTTATATAGTGCTCCAGTAACAGATGTACATGCTTCTCAAGCCATGTGCACGTTTTCCCAACTATCCTATAAAAAGACACGTCAGAAAGGTGTCTCTGATGTCATTTCTTAACAGAGTGTATAAATTCCTGATATGACAGTGGAAGATTTTGTCATATGATTTACCTGTTGACCATGCCTTGTTGTAAGTAACACCAACTTCCAGAAGGATAGAATGAGCTAAGCAAGGGGCCCCACTATTTGGCCGAGCGAGGGAGCCGCTCGGTCGGGATTCCCCGCCCGATCAATCTCAACTGTTCTTCTCCACAGTCGCTCGGCTCAATAGGTGGTTCCTCGCGTGACCGGTCATGCGGTCCAGTCGAACTAGCCTTTGCAGGGTCATCACAGCTGAGCCTCTGATGTCCTATCTATAGTCGACCAGGCCGAATGAGTGATTTGCCCAGGCAAGCCTCCCGGCTGAACGAAGCCTTTAGGCTCGCCTGGCTTGTTGTTGCTCGCTCGGACAACTTCGGTGACCTGGCGATTCCGTGCCTTTGATCGTCTTGACTTTAACCTCTATGTCAGCTGCTCTTCCCGTCTTTGACTCATACTTAGTAGGCTCCCTTTACCATTGCATCATAAGCCTTCCCTTCAAatatagtcgaaggaggctgtaagttcGATTGATTGGACGAACAGTGTCTTGGGTGACTTCCCAAGCTGATTGGATCTCGTAGGATTCAGAACAGTCACTCGGATATGGTGAATACTCCAAGTCATTTCCACCCTGAATTAAAGTTGCCGCTTGGTTATCACTTATTGGCATATATTTAGAGCTGTCGCTCAACCTTGTGTTCCATCgatcaagggtttatagttgctgCTCAATGTTACATTCCACCGATCTAGAGTTTATAGGCGTCACTCGACTGCACACGGATTTAGGGTCACCACTCGGCTAAACTTTATTGACCTAGGTTTAGAGCTATCGCTCAACTATATTTTGTTGACCTAGGTTTAAAGTCGCCACTCTGCTATTGTTGTTGTCGACTCCCAGATTTATAGTGGCCACTTAGCTATTGTTGTCGACTCCTAGTTTATAGCCTGCGCTTGGCTGTTGTTGTCGTCGACTCTCAGGTTTATAGTGTTAGTACCCCaatgtagttttgatgtgatcaatcaagtcaggttaggtcatgttggttttaaccctgtgtttaagtgtgcaggaacttaggagcacaggaagtcaagcgaaagacgcagctagcgagaaggatgacacgggagagagccgacgggctcagtgcgtctgagagatgaggtgct contains:
- the LOC122009770 gene encoding uncharacterized protein LOC122009770 isoform X1, whose translation is MRNASSDLDRSTPVVGAWSGAWTREHGACGPASGEDGAKLGLGLGDCSGSGGRPLLLESSPLLAFCCGEGKRKESESKQESPEEEEEEDMAICYYLCMFYIFLIKDNLEIYISINSNLLKNEHWNGNRRSRAIIETAEMKEPRPRNEGRGWSITVRAKSKGLDLRLSASNLFPHWNGSGGGGERISFFLRLRRRFFLQVESQNQRPARRVPALPNASSVKPLELAKRIFRRPRWFSRKKAAPKPGASSAIAKQHQLQDLVAAMAGILSLMKKKKKNRLGISIHAFASLIFVQEFRNTISRAEDAAEEKDDAGIESTGSVHLRDEKL
- the LOC122009770 gene encoding uncharacterized protein LOC122009770 isoform X4; amino-acid sequence: MRNASSDLDRSTPVVGAWSGAWTREHGACGPASGEDGAKLGLGLGDCSGSGGRPLLLESSPLLAFCCGEGKRKESESKQESPEEEEEEDMAICYYLCMFYIFLIKDNLEIYISINSNLLKNEHWNGNRRSRAIIETAEMKEPRPRNEGRGWSITVRAKSKGLDLRLSASNLFPHWNGSGGGGERISFFLRLRRRFFLQVESQNQRPARRVPALPNASSVKPLELAKRIFRRPRWFSRKKAAPKPGASSAIAKQHQEFRNTISRAEDAAEEKDDAGIESTGSVHLRDEKL
- the LOC122009770 gene encoding uncharacterized protein LOC122009770 isoform X2 — protein: MRNASSDLDRSTPVVGAWSGAWTREHGACGPASGEDGAKLGLGLGDCSGSGGRPLLLESSPLLAFCCGEGKRKESESKQESPEEEEEEDMAICYYLCMFYIFLIKDNLEIYISINSNLLKNEHWNGNRRSRAIIETAEMKEPRPRNEGRGWSITVRAKSKGLDLRLSASNLFPHWNGSGGGGERISFFLRLRRRFFLQVESQNQRPARRVPALPNASSVKPLELAKRIFRRPRWFSRKKAAPKPGASSAIAKQHQDLVAAMAGILSLMKKKKKNRLGISIHAFASLIFVQEFRNTISRAEDAAEEKDDAGIESTGSVHLRDEKL
- the LOC122009770 gene encoding uncharacterized protein LOC122009770 isoform X3 — encoded protein: MRNASSDLDRSTPVVGAWSGAWTREHGACGPASGEDGAKLGLGLGDCSGSGGRPLLLESSPLLAFCCGEGKRKESESKQESPEEEEEEDMAICYYLCMFYIFLIKDNLEIYISINSNLLKNEHWNGNRRSRAIIETAEMKEPRPRNEGRGWSITVRAKSKGLDLRLSASNLFPHWNGSGGGGERISFFLRLRRRFFLQVESQNQRPARRVPALPNASSVKPLELAKRIFRRPRWFSRKKAAPKPGASSAIAKQHQLQDLVAAMAGILSLMKKKKKNRLGISIHAFASLILNLGTQ